The DNA region TAACACAGTACCTCAACATCAAATCCGCGTAATTTTTTCGCAAAGGCCTTACCCATATTTCCGTAGCCTATAACACCTATTGTTCGGCCATCGAGTTCTATACCTCGGTTATCTTCGCGCAACCATTGGCCCAAACGCACTTCGGCATCGGCCTTGTTCAGTTTATTGAATAACGAAAGCAGCATCCCCAAGGCGTGCTCACCTACGGCGTTGCGATTTCCTTCGGGCGCTGAAATTAAATACACGCCTTTTTTTTCGGCGTACTCGCAGTCTATATTTTCGAGTCCGGCACCTACCCTACCAATAAATTTCAGGTTGGTGGCAGCATCGAGAAACTGTTTATCGATGGTAAAACGGCTCCTGATAATAATGCCGTCGTATTGGTCTATCTTTTTTTCGATGGTTTCTTTTGAGGAAAGATAATCTTCGTCGTTTTGAAAGCCTAAATCGTTTAGTTGATTAATAATAAGTTCGTGATTGGTATCTAAGTGAAGAATTTTCATTTTGAATATTATATATAACCCAAAATTAAAAATAATGTAGCACCGAACAAATTTTAGAACTGCTGAAGTTTGCGTTAGGGATTGCAGTGGCATCCTTTTTAAAAGGCTAAAAAGGCGATGCGCAATATGCCTGGCTGAAATTTAATGGACGCTTTGGCGTTTCCTACTCGCCATGACCTTTTAAAAAGATAAAACGGAAAGCCCGACCCGGAGCTTGTCGAAGGGTAACACCCAAATACGAAACTAAAAACAAGTTCGGCCTATCTACCTTAAATTCCTAAAATTAGTTTGGCGATTGAAAAGTAAATAAGAATACCAAAAATATCGTTACTGGTAGTTATAAACGGACCGGTGGCTATGGCCGGATCAATGCCACGTTTATCTAAAAACAACGGCACAAAAGTACCGATTAATCCTGCCACAACAATAACCGCAACCAACGAAATTGAAACGGCAAGAGCCGTATTGAAATCGTTCTCTATAGCCCATACAAACAAAAACAAAAACAGGGCCAAGACCACACCGTTTAAGGCTGCCAAAAGCATTTCCTTCAACAAGCGGCTGTTAACACTGCCTTTTACATCGTCGTTGGCCAAACCTTGTACGATAATCGCTGAAGATTGCACCCCAACGTTACCCGCCATCGCAGCAATTAGTGGTGTAAAGAAAAACAACACGGCATATTTACTGAACGCTTCGTGAAACCCTTCCATAATCAAAAAGGCACCCACGCCACCAACAAGCCCTAAAAACAACCA from Tamlana crocina includes:
- a CDS encoding 2-hydroxyacid dehydrogenase; protein product: MKILHLDTNHELIINQLNDLGFQNDEDYLSSKETIEKKIDQYDGIIIRSRFTIDKQFLDAATNLKFIGRVGAGLENIDCEYAEKKGVYLISAPEGNRNAVGEHALGMLLSLFNKLNKADAEVRLGQWLREDNRGIELDGRTIGVIGYGNMGKAFAKKLRGFDVEVLCYDIKDNVGDANAKQVSLKEFQEKVDVVSLNTPQTPLTLKMVNTEFINQFKKPFWFINTARGKSVVTQDLVEALQSGKILGAGLDVLEYEKDSFENLFKTPDTSGNVEKGLLSEVEATKAFQYLIRSKKVLLTPHVAGWTVESKEKLAQTIVDKIKAKFC